Proteins from a genomic interval of Zingiber officinale cultivar Zhangliang chromosome 2A, Zo_v1.1, whole genome shotgun sequence:
- the LOC122042963 gene encoding protein NRT1/ PTR FAMILY 4.6-like, with protein sequence MEEERWEGYMDWRGRPALRGKHGGMLAASFVLIVEVMENMAFLASASNLVTYLSGFMHFSPSRAATTVTDFMGSAFLLALLGGFLADAFFTTYRIYVISALLEFLGLVVLAVQATFPSLKPPPCGAGSPCEQADGGKAAALFAGLYLTALGVGGIKGSLAAHGAEQFDENSSRGRKARSTFFNYFVFSLSGGCLLAVTIVVWVEDNKGWQWGFGISTVAILLSLPVFLAGSGLYRNKIPAGSPLTTIAKVFAAAISNRSSSQIARNAVVDLKQSPVKAVVEGKSQQQQQEEEAVEEEEESRSEELKWLDRAVEGRPLHRSLSCSWQEVEDVKVVMKLLPIFTSTIMLSCCLAQLSTFSVQQAETMDTRVGRLTVPPASLPVFPVVFIMAIAPLYDHAIVPLARRATGNETGITHLQRIGFGLVLSVVAMAVAAVVEAKRKRVARQVGEGSEGPLPITFFWVAFQYLFLGSADLFTLAGQLEFFFSEAPATMRSLATSLSWASLALGYYLSSVLVSVVNRATRGGGRGGWLSGDSLNQYHLERFYWLMCALSALNFVNYVFWATRYRYRAAHKVEQQQ encoded by the exons ATG gaagaagaaagatgggaagGCTACATGGATTGGAGAGGGAGGCCTGCCTTGAGAGGCAAACACGGAGGGATGCTCGCTGCTTCCTTCGTGCTAA TTGTGGAGGTTATGGAGAATATGGCATTTCTGGCCAGCGCCAGCAACTTGGTGACCTACTTGTCAGGGTTCATGCACTTCTCGCCCTCTCGCGCCGCCACCACTGTCACCGACTTTATGGGCTCAGCCTTCCTCCTGGCCCTACTTGGTGGATTCTTAGCCGACGCCTTCTTCACCACCTATCGCATCTACGTGATAAGTGCTCTCCTCGAGTTCCTG GGGTTGGTCGTCCTCGCGGTGCAAGCCACGTTTCCCTCGCTCAAGCCGCCGCCCTGCGGAGCCGGGTCTCCCTGCGAACAAGCCGACGGCGGGAAGGCCGCCGCCCTCTTCGCCGGGCTCTACCTCACTGCGCTCGGCGTCGGCGGTATCAAGGGCTCCCTTGCGGCCCACGGCGCGGAGCAGTTCGACGAGAACAGCTCCCGCGGCCGCAAGGCACGGTCCACCTTCTTCAACTACTTCGTGTTCAGCCTCTCCGGCGGCTGCCTCCTCGCCGTCACCATCGTCGTGTGGGTGGAGGACAACAAAGGATGGCAATGGGGCTTCGGCATCTCTACCGTCGCGATACTTCTCTCTCTTCCAGTCTTCCTAGCCGGCTCTGGGCTTTATAGAAACAAGATTCCCGCCGGAAGTCCCCTCACGACCATCGCCAAGGTTTTCGCCGCGGCAATATCGAACAGAAGCAGTAGTCAGATAGCGAGAAACGCCGTGGTCGATTTGAAACAGAGTCCCGTGAAGGCGGTCGTCGAGGGTAAaagccaacaacagcagcaagaagaagaagcagtagaagaagaagaagaaagtcggAGCGAGGAGCTCAAGTGGCTGGACCGGGCGGTAGAAGGGCGGCCGCTCCACCGCTCGCTCTCTTGCTCCTGGCAGGAAGTGGAGGACGTCAAGGTGGTGATGAAGCTTCTTCCTATCTTCACATCGACCATCATGCTCAGCTGCTGCCTCGCGCAGCTCTCGACCTTCTCGGTGCAGCAGGCAGAAACGATGGACACGCGCGTAGGCAGGCTCACGGTCCCGCCGGCGTCGCTGCCGGTCTTCCCCGTCGTCTTCATCATGGCCATCGCGCCGCTGTACGACCACGCGATCGTGCCCCTCGCGCGCCGCGCGACGGGGAACGAGACAGGCATCACGCACCTGCAGAGGATCGGGTTCGGGCTGGTGCTCTCGGTAGTAGCGATGGCGGTGGCGGCGGTGGTGGAGGCGAAGCGGAAGCGGGTGGCGAGGCAGGTGGGGGAGGGGTCTGAGGGCCCGCTGCCGATCACATTCTTCTGGGTGGCGTTCCAATACCTGTTCCTGGGCTCGGCGGACTTGTTCACGCTGGCTGGGCAACTGGAGTTCTTCTTCAGCGAGGCGCCGGCGACGATGCGGTCGCTGGCGACGTCACTGTCGTGGGCGTCGCTGGCGCTGGGATACTACCTGAGCTCGGTGCTGGTGTCGGTGGTGAATCGGGCGACGCGCGGCGGAGGGCGCGGGGGGTGGTTGTCGGGGGACAGCCTCAACCAGTACCATCTGGAGCGATTCTACTGGTTGATGTGCGCGCTCAGTGCTCTGAACTTTGTCAACTATGTGTTCTGGGCAACGAGGTATCGCTACAGAGCTGCACATAAAGTAGAGCAGCAGCAGTAA